Proteins co-encoded in one Nicotiana sylvestris chromosome 7, ASM39365v2, whole genome shotgun sequence genomic window:
- the LOC104217344 gene encoding laccase-17-like gives MQKMGAIGLFLVSLMIASCLLPSVSAATRHYKFEIKMQNVTRLCHTKSMVTVNGQFPGPRIVAREGDRLEIEVVNHVQNNISIHWHGIRQLRSGWADGPAYITQCPIQTGQSYVYNFTIIGQRGTFWWHAHISWLRSTVYGPIIILPKKNTPYPFAKPYKEIPIIFGEWFNTDTEAIISQALQTGGGPNVSDAYTINGLPGPLYNCSAKDTFKLKVKPGKTYLLRLINVALNDELFFSIANHTLRVIDADGVYVKPFETDTLIITPGQTHNVLLKTKPHFPNATFYMTARPYVTGPGTFDNSTVAGILEYESKSKPHLKNLPLFKPLLPALNDTTFVTNFTSRLRSLATPQFPANVPLNVDKQLFFTVGLGTSPCDQNKNCQGPNGTKFSASINNVSFVQPTTALLQSHFFGQSKGVYKPDFPYSPLNWFNYTGNPPNNTSVKKDTKLMVLPFNTSVELVMQDTSILGAESHPLHLHGFNFFVVGQGFGNFDRNKDPANFNLVDPIERNTVGVPSGGWVAIRFLADNPGVWFMHCHLEIHTSWGLKMAWLVLDGKLPNQKLPPPPKDLPKC, from the exons ATGCAAAAAATGGGTGCTATTGGACTATTTCTTGTCTCTCTGATGATTGCGTCATGTTTACTGCCTAGCGTTTCAGCTGCAACCAGGCACTATAAGTTTGAA ATCAAAATGCAAAATGTGACAAGATTATGCCACACCAAGAGTATGGTGACAGTAAATGGACAGTTCCCTGGACCTAGAATTGTGGCAAGGGAAGGTGATCGTCTTGAAATTGAGGTGGTCAATCATGTTCAGAACAACATCTCCATCCATTG GCATGGAATTAGACAGCTTCGTAGTGGATGGGCAGATGGACCAGCATATATAACACAATGTCCCATTCAAACTGGCCAGAGTTATGTCTATAACTTCACTATAATTGGCCAAAGAGGAACATTTTGGTGGCATGCACATATTTCATGGTTGAGATCAACTGTTTATGGTCCTATAATCATTCTTCCTAAGAAAAATACTCCTTATCCATTTGCCAAACCCTACAAAGAAATTCCCATCATCTTTG GAGAATGGTTCAATACAGATACTGAGGCCATAATTTCCCAAGCTTTGCAAACAGGTGGAGGTCCTAATGTTTCTGATGCCTATACTATCAATGGACTTCCTGGCCCTCTGTACAATTGTTCAGCCAAAG ATACTTTTAAGCTGAAGGTGAAACCTGGAAAGACATATCTTCTTCGATTGATCAATGTTGCACTTAATGATGAGCTTTTCTTCAGCATTGCAAATCATACTCTTCGAGTTATCGATGCAGATGGCGTTTATGTTAAACCCTTTGAGACAGATACACTTATTATTACACCGGGACAAACTCACAATGTTCTTCTCAAAACTAAACCTCATTTTCCTAATGCGACATTTTACATGACTGCTCGGCCATATGTGACAGGCCCTGGCACATTTGACAACTCTACAGTTGCTGGAATTTTAGAGTATGAATCAAAATCAAAACCCCATTTGAAAAACCTACCACTCTTTAAGCCATTACTACCAGCTCTCAATGATACAACTTTTGTCACCAATTTTACGAGTAGATTAAGAAGTCTTGCGACTCCTCAATTCCCTGCGAATGTACCTCTAAACGTCGATAAACAATTATTTTTCACAGTAGGTCTTGGAACAAGTCCTTGTGATCAAAACAAAAATTGCCAAGGACCTAATGGCACAAAATTCTCAGCTTCAATTAACAATGTATCATTTGTGCAACCTACAACTGCACTTCTCCAATCTCATTTCTTTGGACAATCCAAGGGTGTATACAAGCCTGATTTTCCTTATAGTCCTTTAAATTGGTTTAACTACACTGGGAACCCTCCGAATAACACCTCAGTTAAGAAGGATACAAAACTTATGGTTTTGCCATTTAACACGAGCGTGGAGTTAGTGATGCAAGACACAAGTATTCTTGGTGCTGAAAGTCACCCTCTTCATCTTCATGGATTTAACTTCTTTGTCGTTGGCCAAGGGTTTGGGAATTTTGACCGCAATAAGGATCCAGCAAATTTCAACCTTGTTGATCCTATTGAGAGGAACACTGTGGGTGTCCCTTCTGGTGGTTGGGTTGCTATTCGATTTCTAGCAGACAATCCAG GAGTATGGTTTATGCATTGTCACCTGGAAATTCACACGAGCTGGGGACTGAAAATGGCATGGTTGGTTTTAGATGGAAAACTTCCCAATCAGAAGCTACCTCCTCCCCCAAAAGACCTCCCCAAGTGTTGA